The Flavobacterium praedii genome window below encodes:
- a CDS encoding DUF3467 domain-containing protein, protein MSNSKQQQEQINIELDEKIAEGIYSNLAIINHSSSEFVLDFVCIMPGVPKAKVKSRIVLTPQHAKRLLKAIGENIHRFEMSHGEIKDTEQPPIPLNFGPTGQA, encoded by the coding sequence ATGAGCAATTCTAAACAACAACAAGAGCAGATTAATATTGAATTAGATGAAAAAATAGCGGAAGGAATTTATTCTAATTTGGCCATTATAAATCATTCTTCATCTGAATTTGTTTTAGATTTTGTATGCATTATGCCAGGTGTTCCAAAAGCAAAAGTAAAGTCTAGAATTGTATTGACTCCGCAACACGCAAAAAGGTTGCTTAAAGCAATAGGAGAAAATATTCATCGTTTTGAAATGTCACACGGTGAAATTAAAGATACAGAACAACCTCCAATTCCATTAAACTTTGGACCAACTGGTCAAGCATAA